The DNA window AAATGCAACATTGATGCTTTTTTTATCACTCACTTTTTGGGCTTTCGAACAATTTTAAATTTTGGAGATAATAATAAAAAATTAAAATTTAAACTTTTTAAATTATATCTTCTAACTCTTATGTTTTCCATTTTTAAATCTTTTATAAAAATTAAAATGACAAAAATTGAATTGATAATTTAAATTAATTAAATATTAATGAGCTATGTAATCTGTAGCCTTATCACAAAATTTTTAGAATACAACATTTTTAGGTTTACCTAAAAATGTTGAATGTGGCGACTCGCTTGTTCCAAAAATTATGTGAATTTAGGCTGCGTCGCGAATTTACCCCCCCTTAACTGCATGAAGTGTGCAAATTTGTGAAACAACGCTATTTAACGGTGTTAAATATTACAATAATTTTGGAATAAAGATTATTTAGCCTCAGCAATATATATTTGCTTCAAAATTAACTGCTCAAGAAATTATTGATTTGTGAGTAGATATTTGAATATACAAAATTAAAAACTAAAATTAATTAAAATAAATTTTGAAAATTAATATATTACATTAAATAAATAATTTTAATTAAATTACTTAGATACAACAGAACAAATGTAAATTAACCTCCAAGTTTCAAAAAGTGAGTGATGAAGAAGAGAGAAGATTTTGGGGAAAACGTATAAGAGTGAGTAAAGCAGATGTTCGGATGTTATGAAAATTTCGAAAAGCGCGTATCGGAAGAGAGTTGAAAAAGTCCAAGAGCTTATGGAAAAGGAAGGGATAGACGCTTTCCTCGTGCTTTCCCTCGAAAATTACAGGTATTTCACTGGAGATGTGAGAAAGCAACCGAGGATGGTAATTCCGTCTAACGACGAGCCTTTTTTAATAGTTTTCGACACCGAAAAAGAGGAAGCTGAGAAAAAGACCGGTCTCGAGGCAAAAACCTATAGATCCCTCCCGGATATGATGAAGCACATCGTAGCATTCACAAACTCCCTTGGGGACAACCCGAAGATAGCTGTTGAGATGGAGTTTTCAACGCCAGCTTTTCTCCTTGAGAGGTTCAGAAAAATGAATCCTCACGTGGAAGTTGTAGATGCGAAGCAGATAGTTGCTCCGCTGAGAAAATACAAAGACGAGTACGAGTTAGAACTCATGAAAAAAGCTGGAAAACTTGCGGATGTGGCAATGGAAAAAGTCTTGGACGTTTTGAAGCCGGGAGTTGCAGAGAGAGAAGTTGCCAACGAAGTGGAGTACTACATCAGAAAGAAGGGAGCTGAAAGGCTCGCTTTTCCTATGTTCGTTAATTCCGGAGAAAGGAGTCTCTGGCTTCACGGTTTAGCTACAGACAGAAAAATTGAGGAGGGAGATGTGGTTTTAATAGATGTAGGTCCGGTTTACGAGGGATACTGCGCTGACATAGCGAGAACTTTCGTTGTAGGTAAAGCTACCGAAGAGCAAAAAAGAGCTCATTCAGCTTACGTGGAATTACAGGAGAGAGTCGTGGAAATTATCGAAAAAGAAAAGAACGAAATATCGATTCTTGAGATAGAGAGAAGAAACGAGGAGTTCATGAAAAGCAAGGGCTTTGGAAACTTTTACGTAAAAGGATTTCTCCACGGGATCGGACTGAATTTCGAAGAGACTCCGTTTCCAACGATATTTCCCGAAGATTTGAGGGAGGTTGTCGAGGAAAGAATGACTTTGTCAGTTGGACATTCTGTTCTCTCAATCAAAGGCGTTGGGGGATTTAGAGTTGAGGATACCATTTACGTTGGAGAAAAAATCGAGTTCCTTACGACTTTCACCAGAGAACTTCTGGAGGTGTGATTTATGGCTGAAGCTAAAGGAGAAATTGTCGTTTCCGCAGACGTTGAGAGAGTTAGGAAAGTCCTTTTAGACATGAAAACGGTTGGTAGTTGCTTTAAGTTCGTTAAGAATGCTTCTGAAAAAGGAGAAAAGTGGTTTGTCAGAGCTCCTATGTCGATGATAACGCAAACAAAGGAGTTAGAAGTGAAAGTTATCAGAGAAGAGCCAGTTGAATGGGAAGCAAAGGGAAAACATCTGTTATGGAAGGGAAGATTTGAGGTAGAAGAGGCAAACGGGGGAACGAGGATAAAGGTTACGCTCTCCGTTGAGGGGCTGGGAAGCATGGCAGCGATAATTAATCCGATGGCAAGCGTCCAGATAGAGGGGCAATTAAGGTACTTCCTAAACGAGTTGAAGAAGAAAATTGAGGGTTAGCGTTTCGCTATAAGCTCTTTCACCGCCGTACAACCTCCGCAGGTGAAGCATCCCGCTTCGGCTTTATTGATTTTGACATGCTTAACGTAACTTTCAACGAGCTCGTAAATCTTTACCACTTCATCTAAATTGACTGGCTGTTCGTTAGAATAAGGCGGAGGTCTGTAAGGAGCTAGGAAAGGAGTAATTCCTATTTCAACCATCCTTTCAACGTTTTCAGCAGTTACGAATTTATCCTCTCCGAAACCAAGCACAATCCAGCTGTTAACCTTCCATTTCCCGAAAATATCCACGGCGTTCTCCCAAGCTTTGAAGTACTCTTCAAGCTTCGGCTTTCCTGGAACAACATTGCTTCTAATTTTTTCGTCCAGAACTTCAGCGTGAATACCTATCGTGTCTGCCCCACTTTCGTAAAGCATTTCAAGAAAATCTCTATCGACGACGTCGACCTGAACGTGAATTGGTATGTCCACTTTTTCCTTTACAGCCTTAACAACTTCAGAGATTTTTACAGCCCCTTTGTCTTTCCCCGGCATAATTCCGGAAGTTATTGTGAGGTGTCTGCTGTTATCCTCTTCGTAAGCCATTTTCGCAGCCTCGGCTATCATTTCTGGAGTTTTTTCCACGATCGAGTTTTCCAGCCCAATCTCTATAGAGCAGAATTTGCATCTCTTCTTTTTCCACAGAACGCATCTTCTCGACACAGCAGTTACGAGAGCGTTAATTCCGTCGAGAGCAACTATTTTCCCGGCTTCAACGCCAAAACTCGTCGGCTTCGAATAATACTCAGCCTTAGGTAGCTTAACCTCGCCAACGACTTCGTCGTTCTTGAAAAGGTAATATTTCT is part of the Ferroglobus placidus DSM 10642 genome and encodes:
- a CDS encoding M24 family metallopeptidase; this encodes MKISKSAYRKRVEKVQELMEKEGIDAFLVLSLENYRYFTGDVRKQPRMVIPSNDEPFLIVFDTEKEEAEKKTGLEAKTYRSLPDMMKHIVAFTNSLGDNPKIAVEMEFSTPAFLLERFRKMNPHVEVVDAKQIVAPLRKYKDEYELELMKKAGKLADVAMEKVLDVLKPGVAEREVANEVEYYIRKKGAERLAFPMFVNSGERSLWLHGLATDRKIEEGDVVLIDVGPVYEGYCADIARTFVVGKATEEQKRAHSAYVELQERVVEIIEKEKNEISILEIERRNEEFMKSKGFGNFYVKGFLHGIGLNFEETPFPTIFPEDLREVVEERMTLSVGHSVLSIKGVGGFRVEDTIYVGEKIEFLTTFTRELLEV
- a CDS encoding SRPBCC family protein, with the protein product MAEAKGEIVVSADVERVRKVLLDMKTVGSCFKFVKNASEKGEKWFVRAPMSMITQTKELEVKVIREEPVEWEAKGKHLLWKGRFEVEEANGGTRIKVTLSVEGLGSMAAIINPMASVQIEGQLRYFLNELKKKIEG
- a CDS encoding radical SAM protein; translated protein: MLDWRTKLEIIVKGVRGNVRSYRKSGGGPTGGVGFEVEGSVVSAPNKQKFVENSPYRIEKIDEKYYLFKNDEVVGEVKLPKAEYYSKPTSFGVEAGKIVALDGINALVTAVSRRCVLWKKKRCKFCSIEIGLENSIVEKTPEMIAEAAKMAYEEDNSRHLTITSGIMPGKDKGAVKISEVVKAVKEKVDIPIHVQVDVVDRDFLEMLYESGADTIGIHAEVLDEKIRSNVVPGKPKLEEYFKAWENAVDIFGKWKVNSWIVLGFGEDKFVTAENVERMVEIGITPFLAPYRPPPYSNEQPVNLDEVVKIYELVESYVKHVKINKAEAGCFTCGGCTAVKELIAKR